In the genome of Solibacillus silvestris, one region contains:
- a CDS encoding alpha/beta hydrolase, which produces MWEQKFIETPRGTFEYFVKGSGQPLAITHFYMAFNEKGNWFANPFTEHYQVYLINVRGAGNSPAIEMDDQMNLQEIILDLEAIREALHIPKWAFAGHSTGGMLALQYAVLKQQSLTKCICGCSAASKAYASHPNSIYCADNKNFNRIIEIMESLNNPDTPQEKRKDLGFEWSMMSFTSEEKLKHALTIPNSGRTVGRALDYFRKVAVKSFDLREELPTVQIDTYVFGGMYDAQCPIEFSIEIADLIPTSELIIFDHSNHNPFVEEEKAFLDFVKESTKPLKLV; this is translated from the coding sequence ATGTGGGAACAAAAATTTATTGAAACACCAAGAGGAACTTTCGAATATTTTGTAAAGGGAAGCGGTCAGCCACTTGCTATTACGCATTTTTATATGGCATTTAATGAAAAAGGGAATTGGTTTGCTAACCCATTCACAGAACATTATCAAGTCTATCTAATTAATGTCCGTGGGGCGGGTAATTCACCTGCCATCGAAATGGATGACCAAATGAATTTACAAGAAATCATATTAGACTTAGAAGCAATTCGAGAAGCATTACATATTCCGAAATGGGCTTTTGCAGGCCATTCAACAGGTGGGATGCTTGCATTGCAATATGCTGTATTAAAACAACAATCTCTTACAAAATGTATTTGCGGTTGTAGCGCAGCAAGTAAAGCATACGCAAGTCATCCAAATAGTATTTACTGTGCTGATAATAAAAATTTCAATAGAATTATAGAAATCATGGAAAGTCTAAATAATCCAGACACGCCGCAAGAGAAACGAAAAGATTTAGGTTTTGAATGGTCAATGATGTCATTTACTAGTGAAGAAAAATTAAAACATGCCCTGACAATACCGAATAGTGGACGGACTGTTGGTCGTGCACTGGATTACTTTAGAAAAGTAGCAGTAAAGTCATTCGATTTACGAGAAGAGCTGCCGACAGTTCAAATAGATACATATGTGTTTGGCGGAATGTATGACGCGCAGTGTCCAATTGAATTTAGTATTGAAATTGCTGACCTCATCCCTACTTCTGAATTAATAATATTTGACCATTCTAATCACAATCCATTTGTTGAAGAAGAAAAAGCATTTCTGGATTTTGTTAAAGAGAGTACTAAGCCGCTTAAATTGGTCTAA
- a CDS encoding histidinol-phosphatase has protein sequence MKRAVFLDRDGVINEVLTKRVKFVNNPKQFYFLPGAEEAIKSLNDHFDYVFVVTNQGGIGLGYMKEKQLQKVHDHMVAELKKKGATIHEVAYCPHKPKAGCECRKPNSKMILDLGEKYKIDLEKSYMVGDTDTDIQAGKKAGTKTVFIGEQDPLADAVFQSLKEAAHWIIRDINND, from the coding sequence TTGAAAAGAGCAGTATTTTTAGATCGAGATGGCGTAATAAATGAAGTGCTAACTAAGCGAGTGAAATTTGTGAACAATCCGAAACAATTTTATTTTTTACCTGGTGCAGAAGAAGCCATTAAAAGTTTAAATGATCATTTTGATTATGTATTTGTTGTGACGAATCAAGGTGGTATTGGATTAGGTTATATGAAGGAAAAGCAGTTGCAGAAAGTTCATGACCACATGGTAGCTGAACTGAAGAAAAAGGGAGCAACGATTCATGAAGTTGCCTATTGTCCGCATAAACCAAAGGCTGGGTGTGAATGCAGAAAACCAAATAGCAAAATGATTTTGGATTTAGGTGAAAAATACAAAATAGATCTGGAAAAATCCTATATGGTTGGTGATACAGATACAGATATTCAGGCAGGTAAAAAAGCAGGTACTAAAACAGTTTTTATAGGTGAGCAGGATCCATTGGCAGATGCAGTTTTTCAAAGTTTAAAAGAAGCAGCCCATTGGATTATTCGTGATATAAATAATGATTAG
- a CDS encoding transcription factor YdeB, which translates to MEVDYLFQIGENIIYPMHGAGIIKAVEEKEILGEKQQCYIIKMSVGNMQITIPMDKILSSSIRPVTDIIELKHILHIFQHGESDEILPWRQRYKVNTDKVKTGKILECAEVVRDLMRMKEEKALNTSEKEMLNNTHQFLISELGLIKGITENQIKSFC; encoded by the coding sequence GGTGAAAATATTATTTATCCAATGCACGGAGCAGGTATAATTAAAGCCGTAGAAGAAAAGGAAATATTAGGTGAAAAACAACAGTGTTATATTATAAAAATGTCAGTCGGTAATATGCAAATTACAATCCCTATGGATAAAATATTGAGTTCAAGTATACGTCCAGTGACTGATATAATTGAATTGAAACACATCCTTCATATTTTTCAGCATGGAGAATCAGATGAAATATTGCCGTGGAGACAAAGGTATAAAGTGAACACGGACAAAGTAAAAACGGGTAAAATACTGGAATGTGCTGAAGTTGTACGTGATTTGATGCGTATGAAAGAAGAAAAAGCACTTAATACAAGTGAAAAAGAAATGTTAAATAACACGCATCAATTTTTGATTAGTGAACTGGGATTAATTAAAGGGATTACTGAAAACCAAATTAAAAGTTTCTGCTAA